Proteins from one Paraburkholderia acidisoli genomic window:
- the ilvD gene encoding dihydroxy-acid dehydratase, with the protein MTDLHKHRSRLVTDGVTRAPHRAFLRATGLDDASMQKPFVAIVDTFGENTPCSMSLNQISDNVRLGVAAGGGVPIRGSAISVSDGTSMNHAGMRMSLVSREVIADSVELFVRAHGYDALVGVAGCDKTLPGMLMGMVRVNVPGVFLFGGAMLPGVAPGAIPGGAGHGLQRQATILNAIEAVGAAQRGDITRAQLDAIEKGCTPTAGSCPGQFTANTMAMVAETLGLAPLGSAMVPAVYSERIAISRRAGETVMRALRSGGPLPRDLVTVKSLENACAAVAATGGSTNACLHIPAIAHEAGIRFTLDDVERVFARIPLIGDLQPGGRYLAQDLHHAGGVPAVLNALLAGGHLHGDALTLDGTTLAEALAQFAGPDGEVVRGCDAPLSQNGGLVILRGNLAPDGACLKIAGLKSLTFTGTARIFECEEDCMAVVAARTYHEGDVLVIRNEGPRGGPGMREMLSVTAAIYGQGMGEKVALLTDGRFSGATRGMCIGYVGPEAAEGGPIALLREGDRIRIDAREGVLHVELSDDELAQRRAQLAPRAPKRLAGVLEKYAALVRPAHLGAVTHSGNVEWPYDARTHGDTE; encoded by the coding sequence ATGACCGATCTCCACAAGCACCGCTCCCGCCTCGTCACGGATGGCGTCACGCGCGCGCCGCATCGCGCCTTCCTGCGCGCCACGGGGCTCGACGACGCCTCGATGCAAAAGCCCTTCGTCGCCATCGTCGATACCTTCGGCGAGAACACGCCCTGCTCCATGTCGCTGAACCAGATCTCCGACAACGTGCGCCTCGGCGTGGCGGCGGGCGGCGGCGTGCCCATTCGCGGCTCGGCGATTTCCGTGTCCGACGGCACCTCGATGAACCACGCGGGCATGCGCATGAGCCTCGTCTCGCGCGAAGTGATCGCCGACAGCGTCGAGCTGTTCGTGCGCGCCCACGGCTATGACGCGCTCGTGGGCGTGGCCGGCTGCGACAAGACGCTGCCCGGCATGCTGATGGGCATGGTGCGCGTGAACGTGCCCGGCGTGTTCCTGTTCGGCGGCGCGATGCTGCCCGGTGTGGCGCCCGGTGCGATTCCGGGCGGCGCGGGCCACGGCCTGCAGCGCCAGGCGACCATCCTCAACGCGATCGAAGCCGTGGGCGCAGCGCAGCGCGGCGACATCACGCGCGCGCAGCTCGACGCCATCGAAAAAGGCTGCACGCCCACGGCCGGTTCGTGTCCCGGCCAGTTCACGGCCAACACCATGGCGATGGTGGCCGAAACGCTCGGCCTCGCGCCGCTCGGCTCGGCGATGGTGCCGGCCGTCTACAGCGAACGCATCGCGATCTCGCGGCGCGCGGGCGAAACCGTGATGCGCGCGTTGCGCTCGGGCGGCCCGCTGCCGCGCGATCTCGTCACCGTGAAAAGCCTCGAGAACGCCTGCGCCGCCGTGGCCGCGACGGGCGGCTCGACCAACGCCTGCCTGCACATTCCGGCCATTGCGCACGAGGCGGGCATCCGCTTCACGCTCGACGACGTGGAGCGCGTGTTCGCGCGCATTCCGCTGATCGGCGACCTGCAACCGGGCGGCCGCTACCTCGCGCAGGACCTGCATCACGCGGGCGGCGTGCCGGCCGTGCTCAACGCGCTGCTGGCGGGCGGCCACCTGCACGGCGACGCGCTCACGCTCGACGGCACGACGCTCGCCGAGGCGCTCGCGCAATTCGCCGGCCCCGACGGCGAAGTGGTGCGCGGCTGCGATGCGCCGCTCTCGCAGAACGGCGGTCTCGTGATCCTGCGCGGCAACCTCGCGCCGGACGGCGCGTGCCTCAAGATCGCGGGCCTCAAGTCGCTGACCTTCACGGGCACGGCGCGCATTTTCGAATGCGAGGAAGACTGCATGGCCGTGGTCGCGGCGCGCACCTACCACGAAGGCGACGTGCTGGTGATCCGCAACGAAGGCCCGCGCGGCGGCCCCGGCATGCGCGAGATGCTGAGCGTGACGGCGGCCATCTATGGCCAGGGCATGGGCGAGAAAGTCGCGCTGCTCACCGACGGCCGTTTTTCCGGCGCGACGCGCGGCATGTGTATCGGCTACGTGGGCCCCGAAGCGGCCGAAGGCGGCCCGATCGCGCTGCTGCGCGAAGGCGACCGCATTCGTATCGACGCGCGCGAGGGCGTATTGCACGTCGAGCTTTCCGACGACGAACTCGCGCAACGCCGCGCGCAACTCGCGCCGCGAGCGCCGAAGCGGCTGGCGGGCGTGCTCGAAAAATACGCGGCGCTCGTGCGGCCCGCGCATCTGGGCGCCGTCACGCACTCCGGCAACGTCGAGTGGCCGTACGACGCGCGCACGCACGGAGACACGGAATGA
- a CDS encoding SDR family NAD(P)-dependent oxidoreductase, which yields MTYSATPVCMITGAASGIGAATAVRFARAGWAVAIGNFDDSTRASALAVQDECRAHGAETLVFDADVSQDEACLRAVDDVTARWRRIDALVNCAGTTRVIPHAQLDDVDAAEFERVYRVNTIGLFQMTRAAAPWLRESATAKRSASVIHISSLAGLNGTGSSIAYAASKGAVNTMTLSLARSLAPRVRVNAIAPGMVDDGLLLRSLEPAQYRDVLARMTANSPLERVSQPAEIADLAFFLTEHAPAITGQVIAAENGFLLASV from the coding sequence ATGACCTACTCCGCAACGCCGGTCTGCATGATCACGGGCGCGGCAAGCGGCATCGGCGCCGCCACGGCCGTGCGTTTCGCGCGCGCGGGCTGGGCCGTCGCCATCGGCAATTTCGACGACAGCACGCGCGCGAGCGCGCTTGCCGTGCAGGACGAATGCCGCGCGCATGGCGCCGAAACGCTGGTGTTCGACGCCGACGTGAGCCAGGACGAAGCCTGCCTGCGCGCCGTGGACGACGTGACCGCGCGCTGGCGCCGTATCGACGCGCTCGTGAACTGCGCGGGCACTACGCGCGTGATCCCGCACGCGCAGCTCGACGATGTCGACGCCGCCGAATTCGAGCGCGTCTATCGCGTCAACACCATCGGCCTCTTTCAGATGACGCGCGCCGCCGCGCCGTGGCTGCGCGAGTCCGCCACCGCGAAGCGCAGCGCGAGCGTCATCCACATTTCCTCGCTCGCGGGCCTGAACGGCACGGGCTCGTCGATCGCCTACGCGGCCTCGAAAGGCGCCGTCAACACGATGACGCTCTCGCTCGCGCGCTCGCTCGCGCCGCGCGTGCGCGTGAACGCGATCGCGCCCGGCATGGTCGACGACGGCCTGCTGCTGCGCTCGCTCGAACCCGCGCAATACCGCGACGTGCTCGCGCGCATGACGGCCAATTCGCCGCTCGAACGCGTCTCGCAGCCCGCCGAAATCGCCGATCTCGCGTTCTTTCTCACCGAGCACGCGCCCGCCATCACGGGCCAGGTGATCGCCGCCGAAAACGGCTTTCTGCTCGCGAGCGTATAA
- a CDS encoding MFS transporter: protein MSAQSFGPDAFTPESPTPARHDGADPARLALYGKLARRIVPFLFLAFVVAYIDRVNVSFAKLQMLSDLRLSETVYGVGAGIFFLGYFIFEVPSNLILNRVGARRWIARIMITWSIVSTLTMFATGPASFYLLRFMLGVAEAGFFPGVVLYLSQWFPSTRRSQIIALFMAAIPVSGAIGGPLSGWVMAHLGGAYGLAGWKWLFAVEGLASLIVGFAAFFLLHDRIDSVRWLDADEKALLKADLADDARSRPEETVRGAFSSARVWLLGLLYFCIAMGNYGLAFWVPTIIKASGVASVSNIGWLSAVPSLISIVAMVTIARRADRVGERRRPVAACCVIGAAGLLASVLFAATPAVAVIALIVAAIGINSIAPVFWGIPTALMGGAGAAAAIAVINCTGNLAGFVSPFLVGWLSDLSGGKLLPGMLAIAVALLAGAALVLTLRVPAAQASANAAGRHD from the coding sequence ATGAGTGCCCAGTCATTCGGACCGGACGCGTTCACCCCGGAAAGCCCCACGCCCGCCCGCCATGACGGCGCGGACCCCGCGCGCCTCGCGCTCTATGGCAAGCTCGCGCGGCGCATCGTGCCGTTCCTGTTTCTCGCCTTCGTGGTCGCGTATATCGACCGCGTGAACGTGAGCTTCGCGAAGCTGCAGATGCTGAGCGATCTGCGTCTGAGCGAAACCGTCTACGGCGTGGGCGCGGGCATCTTCTTCCTCGGCTATTTCATCTTCGAGGTGCCGAGCAACCTCATCCTCAACCGCGTGGGCGCGCGCCGCTGGATCGCGCGCATCATGATCACGTGGTCGATCGTCTCGACGCTCACGATGTTCGCGACCGGCCCGGCCTCGTTCTATCTGTTGCGCTTCATGCTGGGCGTGGCCGAAGCGGGCTTCTTTCCCGGCGTCGTGCTCTACCTCTCGCAGTGGTTTCCGTCCACGCGTCGCTCGCAGATCATCGCGCTCTTCATGGCGGCGATTCCCGTTTCCGGTGCCATCGGCGGCCCGCTCTCGGGCTGGGTGATGGCGCATCTGGGCGGCGCGTACGGGCTCGCGGGCTGGAAGTGGTTGTTCGCGGTCGAAGGGCTGGCCTCGCTGATCGTCGGCTTCGCGGCGTTCTTCCTGCTGCACGACCGCATCGACTCCGTGCGCTGGCTCGACGCCGACGAAAAAGCGCTGCTCAAAGCCGATCTCGCCGACGACGCCCGCTCGCGCCCCGAGGAAACCGTGCGCGGCGCGTTCTCCAGCGCGCGCGTGTGGCTGCTCGGCCTGCTCTACTTCTGCATCGCGATGGGCAACTACGGGCTCGCGTTCTGGGTGCCCACCATCATCAAGGCGAGCGGCGTGGCGAGCGTGAGCAACATCGGCTGGCTCTCGGCGGTGCCCTCGCTCATCAGCATCGTGGCGATGGTGACCATCGCCCGCCGCGCCGACCGCGTGGGCGAGCGCCGCCGTCCCGTGGCCGCGTGCTGCGTGATCGGTGCGGCCGGGCTGCTCGCCTCGGTGCTGTTCGCCGCCACGCCCGCCGTGGCCGTGATCGCGCTGATCGTGGCCGCTATCGGCATCAATTCCATCGCGCCCGTGTTCTGGGGCATTCCCACCGCGCTGATGGGCGGCGCGGGCGCGGCGGCCGCGATCGCCGTCATCAACTGCACGGGCAATCTCGCGGGCTTCGTGAGCCCGTTCCTCGTGGGCTGGCTCTCCGACCTGAGCGGCGGCAAGCTGCTGCCCGGCATGCTCGCCATTGCCGTCGCGCTGCTCGCGGGCGCCGCGCTCGTGCTGACGCTGCGCGTGCCGGCTGCGCAAGCGTCCGCCAATGCGGCAGGCCGCCACGACTGA
- a CDS encoding LysR family transcriptional regulator, with protein sequence MQNDASIDRFFRNGLKLPHLRILVALADLGQVTRVAAAFHVTQPAISKQIAEIEQAMGVSVVNRVGNALELTSIGTVIVACGREILRNLELARRDVNALAAGTGGHVRFGAVVTIPEPMTANAVQLFLRRAPAASLSFIEGTLDRLMKMLDEGELDIAIGRNRLATAQTQLRQETLHSEPFVFVASAHHALGQLDTPVDWQDLGHCRWITPLHGSPAYATLIETLTSHEVAPGASHIESSSLSLNVTLLTHGEFVSILPLSTAREHAMRGHLRVLPLPPLEALTEVVAYWRADALPGAGQLFVECLKEAGAEIRKERAASRN encoded by the coding sequence ATGCAAAACGACGCCTCCATCGACCGATTCTTCCGCAACGGGCTCAAACTGCCGCATCTGCGCATCCTCGTGGCGCTGGCGGATCTCGGCCAGGTCACGCGCGTGGCCGCCGCCTTCCACGTGACGCAGCCCGCCATCTCCAAACAGATCGCGGAAATCGAGCAGGCCATGGGCGTGAGCGTGGTGAACCGCGTGGGCAACGCGCTCGAACTCACGAGTATCGGCACCGTGATCGTCGCGTGCGGGCGCGAGATCCTGCGCAATCTCGAACTCGCGCGCCGCGACGTGAACGCGCTGGCGGCGGGCACGGGCGGCCATGTGCGCTTCGGCGCCGTGGTGACGATTCCCGAGCCCATGACGGCCAACGCCGTGCAACTGTTCCTGCGCCGCGCGCCGGCCGCCTCGCTCTCGTTCATCGAAGGCACGCTCGACCGGCTCATGAAGATGCTCGACGAAGGCGAACTCGACATCGCCATCGGCCGCAACCGGCTCGCGACCGCGCAAACGCAGCTGCGCCAGGAAACGCTGCATAGCGAGCCGTTCGTGTTCGTGGCGAGCGCGCATCACGCGCTGGGCCAGCTCGACACGCCGGTGGACTGGCAGGATCTCGGCCATTGCCGCTGGATTACGCCGCTGCACGGCTCGCCCGCCTACGCCACGCTGATCGAAACGCTCACGTCGCACGAGGTCGCGCCGGGGGCGAGCCATATCGAGTCGAGTTCGCTCTCGCTCAACGTCACGCTGCTCACGCACGGCGAGTTCGTGTCGATCCTGCCGCTCTCCACGGCGCGCGAGCACGCCATGCGCGGCCATTTGCGCGTGCTGCCGCTGCCGCCGCTCGAAGCGCTCACCGAAGTGGTGGCGTACTGGCGCGCGGACGCGTTGCCGGGCGCGGGGCAATTGTTCGTGGAATGTCTCAAGGAAGCGGGCGCGGAAATTCGCAAGGAGCGGGCGGCGAGCCGGAATTAG